Genomic window (Paraglaciecola psychrophila 170):
ACGAATGGGGGTGACTAATGATGGAACCGAGCGGTTACGTTTGTTTCGGAATCAATCAATACACTGCTCAACGGGGTACTTAGTAGCTTACCGGACGTTATTATGGCAGATAATGCTGGCGATATATTTGGTGATCTTACCCCTGCTGATGCGTATTTATTTGCCACTACTAGTGGAATCCTAGTGTCTGTAGGAGACATTCTAACTATACAGGCTAGTTCATTTAATCTTGCGGCAATATCAAATTGGAATAGCAACGTTGATGGGCAATTCGACGGGGACTTGTTTTTAATCGATAACGTTGGTATTCGCCTTAGCGAAAACGGCGCAGCTGTACCAGAACCATCAACACTAGCCATCCTAGCACTAAGCTTGATTGGTTTAGGAGCACGTCGCTTCAAAAAGTAAGTTTAATCATTTTTCTGAAAGCATTTGCCAGTTGGTAGGTGTTTTTTTTAAGCCATATTTTTTCAATACATCATCATCGGAACCTCACACCGCCGACTTAAGTTTGGTTCGACTTTCTGGGGTTAAATACAACTCAGACGGGCACTGTCAACTTACCGAATTTAGATTATGAGAACCAGTTTTCAGTAGTGTATTCTGAGTTCTGGACGCAACTTACCCTTTAGTATCTCACTAGATATGTTCAGGGTTTCATCTCATGAAACCATACAAATGAATTTAGATGACGGAGTATTTGATTGGCTTCCAATGTTTGCCAGAATCAGTTGAATCGAAATAATTTATGTTCATGAACCTGATATTTTTTTTCTGTTAATTCTGGGTGTTTACCTGATTGTGATGAGACGGAATTAGCTAAGTCAGCGTGGTTGCCAATTAGCAGAACATCCACGTCCCTAGTTCATCACCCCGCCCTTTGTAGCTCTATCGGTATCTTATAAGAATAAGCACAATCGTTATTCATAACCTAAGAGTCACCTCCCATAACAAAACTTAATACAACAATCCCCATCACTACTTCTACCATCAACATACTAAAATCTCAACTTGCGACAAAGTCACGCTGCCGGATGACCACACTTTGACCTATAACATTGGCTGTGACATCACCAATAAAACACTGCATCTTTGACTCACCGATAATGACACTGGCGGCCTGTTCTCAAACGAACGGATAACCCTCGATGACATAGTAACTACCATCGAAAAACGCCCAAGTCCGGACACAAGCTTCAATGCTCGGATACTCACCCCACTGTATACTCCCGCTAGTGCCAACAATGCTGGTTTTCTTGCTGCGGCATTGAAGGCGGAGGACCTGCTTAAATTGACGTAATACATCTATCTGAGTTACCAAATGATGAGTCAGGCTTCGGCCCAAAAGTGCAAATACTTATCAATCACTATGTTTCAGAAGATAATGGCTCAGCCATTGATCCAGGCTAAAGTTATGGAAGCGTTATCGAAACTCATACAAGATGTAAACGCCAGACCGGAGTGTCTTTTGATTCTACTGGTTTAACAGATTTTTAATCACTTCATTCACAAAGGCACTTTTCAGGACTAGGCTAAGCTAAAAAAACTCCATTAAACACCGGATCGAATCTATTATTCAATATTTCATTGAAAATGACTAAATACTGCAATACGAGTTTCAGTGATAGCGAATTGAGACGTATGATCCGAATTTATTCGATTAGTGATGATGACGATTGTGATTTTTGTACTGGTATATATGAGGTAGTAGTTAGCTGTAACAGTCTGAAATACGAATTTGAATTCCTAATAGATACTCTTTTTCGTAAAAGGGAAAGGTGAAAAATTTGATGATTTATCTGTTCTTATACAAAAAAATTATTGGTTTTTAGTGTTGCTGTTGCTTCACATAGTGATTTATTGAGATCTATACTCAATGATGACCCAACTTATAATGGTTCAACAAGGTAATATCCAAGGACGGAAGGTGGAAGTGGAGCTTTCAGGAGCATGGCTCCTGCCACTGAAACGGTATGATCTCTACGAGTACCCAGATAATCCACTTTGTGAAGGTTTTTTGCTGAATAGCTTCGCGCTTAAGTACTGAGTCACCTTATGCACACTAAAATGTGATGGCCATTTTCAAATCCCTGAAACGCAAAAAGCCACCTGTAAAGGTGGCTTTTTACTTAATTGGGAGCCTGGCAATGTGCTACTCTCGCATGGGGAAACCCCAAACTACCATCGCCGCTAATGTGTTTCACTTCTGAGTTCGGAATGGGATCAGGTGGGGCCACATCGCTATTGTCGCCAGACAAAAACTCTTATCTATCAAGCTTGCGCTCAATAAATCAATATGTAAAAGCTGATACTCTCCCCCTGCGGGTCAAGCCATAATCGATGCTAAAGAATGCCTCTAGTCTTACTCCTAATCTTGTATTATCTACTTGTCACTCATATAACACTCAGCACTTCTTGCGAAGCCACTTGGGCGTTGTATGGTTAAGCCTCACGGGCAATTAGTACAGGTTAGCTCAACGCATTGCTACGCTTCCACACCCTGCCTATCAACGTCGTAGTCTTCAACAACCCTTTAGGTACGTTAAACGTACAGGGATGACTCATCTTAGGGCTCGCTTCGCGCTTAGATGCTTTCAGCGCTTATCGATTCCGAACGTAGCTACCGGGCAATGCCTTTGGCAAAACAACCCGAACACCAGCGGTTCGTCCACTCCGGTCCTCTCGTACTAGGAGCAGCTCCCTTCAATCATCCAACGCCCACACCAGATAGGGACCGAACTGTCTCACGACGTTCTAAACCCAGCTCGCGTACCACTTTAAATGGCGAACAGCCATACCCTTGGGACCGACTTCAGCCCCAGGATGTGATGAGCCGACATCGAGGTGCCAAACACCGCCGTCGATATGAACTCTTGGGCGGTATCAGCCTGTTATCCCCGGAGTACCTTTTATCCGTTGAGCGATGGCCCTTCCATTCAGAACCACCGGATCACTATGACCTACTTTCGTACCTGCTCGACGTGTCTGTCTCGCAGTTAAGCTGGCTTATGCCATTGCACTAACCTCCTGATGTCCGACCAGGATTAGCCAACCTTCGTGCTCCTCCGTTACGCTTTGGGAGGAGACCGCCCCAGTCAAACTACCCACCAGACACTGTCCACAATCCCGATAAGGGACCTATGTTAGAACATCAAACCTACAAGGGTGGTATTTCAAGGTAGACTCCACACCATCTAGCGACAGTGCTTCAAAGTCTCCCACCTATCCTACACATGTAGGGTCAATGTTCAGTGCCAAGCTATAGTAAAGGTTCACGGGGTCTTTCCGTCTAGGTGCGGGTACACAGCATCTTCACTGCAATTTCAATTTCACTGAGTCTTGGGTGGAGACAGCGTGGCCATGATTACGCCATTCGTGCAGGTCGGAACTTACCCGACAAGGAATTTCGCTACCTT
Coding sequences:
- a CDS encoding PEP-CTERM sorting domain-containing protein, yielding MADNAGDIFGDLTPADAYLFATTSGILVSVGDILTIQASSFNLAAISNWNSNVDGQFDGDLFLIDNVGIRLSENGAAVPEPSTLAILALSLIGLGARRFKK